In the genome of Nymphaea colorata isolate Beijing-Zhang1983 chromosome 9, ASM883128v2, whole genome shotgun sequence, one region contains:
- the LOC116261583 gene encoding WAT1-related protein At3g30340-like isoform X1 has product MVSWPAKISGSSWLPVVVVVMVQVAFGVMNVLAKRVLDEGMSIFVLITYRLLIAAVLISPIAYCVERHQRPKLTTSICLLFFFSGLLGMTGTLYFFFYGLSHTSATFGCAFVNMTPVLTFLLSLPFRMERLNIKSKAGLFKVMGTVLCVGGAMVLTLYKGRVLTPTASDSLHQASQKLAAGESQRQWILGSLSLIAGSVAWASWFVIQCTISKAYPALYSNNAIVTLLSALQSAAFTLVFQRDPSIWALKGTLQVVTVVYGGAASSCLAYILMAWCVKKRGPVFTAAFTPLIQVSVAIIEVLFLHEQLHLGSVLGSVVIITGLYVLLCGKSEENKCITEKQKQAVDDNPALQLA; this is encoded by the exons ATGGTGTCGTGGCCGGCGAAGATCAGTGGCAGCAGTTGGCTAcctgtggtggtggtggtgatggtgcaGGTTGCCTTCGGTGTGATGAATGTGTTGGCGAAGCGTGTATTAGATGAAGGAATGAGCATCTTTGTGTTGATCACTTATCGGCTGCTCATCGCCGCCGTCTTGATCAGTCCCATAGCTTACTGTGTCGAGAG GCACCAGAGGCCCAAACTGACGACCAGCATATGTCTGCTCTTTTTCTTTAGTGGCTTGTTAGG GATGACGGGGACGCTGTACTTCTTCTTCTACGGGCTGAGTCACACTTCGGCTACGTTCGGCTGCGCCTTCGTCAACATGACCCCTGTCTTGACCttccttctctccctcccctTTAG GATGGAGAGGCTGAACATCAAGAGCAAGGCGGGATTATTCAAGGTGATGGGTACGGTGCTGTGCGTCGGCGGCGCCATGGTGCTCACTCTGTACAAAGGCAGAGTGCTGACGCCCACGGCTTCGGACTCCCTCCACCAGGCTTCTCAGAAGCTGGCCGCCGGCGAGTCGCAAAGGCAGTGGATTCTGGGGTCCCTGTCCCTCATCGCCGGCAGCGTCGCTTGGGCTTCCTGGTTCGTAATTCAGTGCACCATCTCCAAGGCGTACCCTGCCCTCTATTCCAATAACGCCATCGTCACCCTGCTGAGCGCCCTTCAGTCTGCTGCCTTCACCTTGGTGTTTCAGAGGGACCCTTCTATCTGGGCACTCAAAGGAACGCTCCAGGTCGTCACCGTCGTCTATGGT GGGGCAGCGAGCTCTTGCCTGGCCTACATCCTCATGGCTTGGTGTGTAAAGAAGAGGGGACCTGTCTTCACGGCCGCGTTCACCCCACTCATTCAAGTGTCTGTGGCTATCATCGAGGTCCTGTTCCTCCACGAGCAACTGCACCTTGGAAG TGTGTTAGGATCTGTTGTGATAATCACGGGGCTTTACGTGTTGCTGTGTGGGAAAAGCGAGGAGAACAAGTGCATCACAGAAAAACAGAAGCAAGCTGTTGATGATAACCCGGCGCTGCAACTTGCTTGA
- the LOC116261583 gene encoding WAT1-related protein At3g30340-like isoform X2: MVSWPAKISGSSWLPVVVVVMVQVAFGVMNVLAKRVLDEGMSIFVLITYRLLIAAVLISPIAYCVERHQRPKLTTSICLLFFFSGLLGMTGTLYFFFYGLSHTSATFGCAFVNMTPVLTFLLSLPFRMERLNIKSKAGLFKVMGTVLCVGGAMVLTLYKGRVLTPTASDSLHQASQKLAAGESQRQWILGSLSLIAGSVAWASWFVIQCTISKAYPALYSNNAIVTLLSALQSAAFTLVFQRDPSIWALKGTLQVVTVVYGGTIISILVYYLQTWCIGKRGPVFVSMFQPLLLVIVGLLSFLLFGEQLHLGSLFGAILIILGFYCVLWGKSKDSQIAHAASKSDAELGASKEMGHGRVDTQLNLPAMTEK, encoded by the exons ATGGTGTCGTGGCCGGCGAAGATCAGTGGCAGCAGTTGGCTAcctgtggtggtggtggtgatggtgcaGGTTGCCTTCGGTGTGATGAATGTGTTGGCGAAGCGTGTATTAGATGAAGGAATGAGCATCTTTGTGTTGATCACTTATCGGCTGCTCATCGCCGCCGTCTTGATCAGTCCCATAGCTTACTGTGTCGAGAG GCACCAGAGGCCCAAACTGACGACCAGCATATGTCTGCTCTTTTTCTTTAGTGGCTTGTTAGG GATGACGGGGACGCTGTACTTCTTCTTCTACGGGCTGAGTCACACTTCGGCTACGTTCGGCTGCGCCTTCGTCAACATGACCCCTGTCTTGACCttccttctctccctcccctTTAG GATGGAGAGGCTGAACATCAAGAGCAAGGCGGGATTATTCAAGGTGATGGGTACGGTGCTGTGCGTCGGCGGCGCCATGGTGCTCACTCTGTACAAAGGCAGAGTGCTGACGCCCACGGCTTCGGACTCCCTCCACCAGGCTTCTCAGAAGCTGGCCGCCGGCGAGTCGCAAAGGCAGTGGATTCTGGGGTCCCTGTCCCTCATCGCCGGCAGCGTCGCTTGGGCTTCCTGGTTCGTAATTCAGTGCACCATCTCCAAGGCGTACCCTGCCCTCTATTCCAATAACGCCATCGTCACCCTGCTGAGCGCCCTTCAGTCTGCTGCCTTCACCTTGGTGTTTCAGAGGGACCCTTCTATCTGGGCACTCAAAGGAACGCTCCAGGTCGTCACCGTCGTCTATGGT GGGACCATCATCTCAATACTTGTCTACTACCTACAAACTTGGTGCATAGGTAAGAGAGGCCCAGTGTTTGTGTCCATGTTCCAGCCTCTTCTGCTGGTGATTGTTGGACTGCTTTCCTTTCTACTTTTCGGGGAGCAACTCCACTTGGGCAG tTTATTTGGTGCCATCCTCATTATCTTGGGCTTCTACTGTGTATTATGGGGTAAGAGCAAAGATAGCCAAATTGCTCATGCTGCAAGCAAATCCGATGCAGAACTTGGTGCCAGCAAAGAAATGGGTCATGGTAGAGTGGATACTCAGCTAAATCTGCCTGCTATGACTGAGAAATGA
- the LOC116261584 gene encoding WAT1-related protein At5g07050-like, with protein MKGCMPYVAMVLVELAYVFSNFLCKAALENGMSFFVFIVYRHIMALLLLGPFAYVLERKIRPKLTVATAMKISFLAFCGTTIHQTLYYAGLSYTSPTVASALTNIIPALTFLVAVFLRMEAISFRSLSGRAKIFGTIISIAGALMFTLWKGIPLNRPSTPLINIYGKTSGHIGNGDWIRGSMLMSASFIAFTLYLIMQVFAIIHLVSLAMTSTSNNVFWFSALVAKIVSTPVQAVVFSTMLHHCQ; from the exons ATGAAGGGATGCATGCCTTATGTGGCCATGGTGCTGGTGGAGTTGGCCTACGTTTTCTCTAATTTCCTCTGCAAGGCTGCCCTCGAAAATGGCATGAGCTTCTTCGTCTTTATCGTGTACCGTCACATCATGGCCCTGCTCCTTTTGGGACCCTTCGCATATGTCCTAGAGAG GAAAATACGTCCAAAGCTCACAGTCGCGACGGCCATGAAGAtatcttttcttgctttctgtGGGACTACCATTCATCAAACTCTGTATTATGCGGGCCTCAGTTATACCTCGCCAACTGTAGCATCTGCCCTAACCAATATCATCCCTGCGCTTACCTTTCTCGTGGCCGTATTTCTCAG GATGGAGGCCATCTCTTTTAGGAGTCTCTCTGGAAGAGCTAAGATTTTTGGTACTATCATCAGCATAGCAGGAGCGTTGATGTTTACACTGTGGAAAGGGATTCCACTTAACAGACCAAGTACCCCATTGATCAACATTTATGGTAAGACATCAGGGCATATTGGGAATGGCGACTGGATCAGGGGTTCAATGCTCATGTCGGCCAGCTTCATCGCATTTACTCTGTACCTAATCATGCAGGTTTTTGCAATCATTCATCTTGTATCCTTGGCTATGACCTCAACAAGTAACAACGTTTTCTGGTTTTCCGCACTTGTAGCTAAAATTGTTTCAACACCTGTCCAGGCTGTGGTTTTCAGTACTATGCTGCACCACTGTCAATAA